The following are encoded in a window of Armatimonadota bacterium genomic DNA:
- a CDS encoding DUF4129 domain-containing protein, translating into MKRWRAMYWKALKRLICGCSIALAAAISSGSDVEDFRGLVENASSSESLQTALENAPTSLTEDAQLGISRRLADLDRVQRSWENVQRELLEDLSGRMVMELEAFPGEVTDAQQQAEQILSSPLYVDYGEKEGRNWLDRLGRRISEIIAALLEKLFNRSPQIGSLPGALPLGFVTTIAWVLLAIALLVALVFVLMHIKIRARRKRVGGILEEDEPERTASEWLDRANSLEAEGRYREAVRCLYIASLVRFDESNVARFIRHETNWEHLYRIEASPKMPEEADFRDLTQSFDQIWYGNLKATGDDVRYFKEKYITLCRLLGVPIAA; encoded by the coding sequence TTGAAACGATGGCGCGCGATGTATTGGAAGGCACTGAAGAGGCTGATCTGCGGTTGTAGCATCGCTCTAGCCGCAGCGATAAGTTCCGGCTCGGACGTTGAAGACTTCCGAGGCCTGGTCGAGAACGCCTCGAGCAGCGAGTCCCTGCAGACGGCGCTTGAAAACGCACCAACGTCGTTGACCGAGGACGCCCAACTGGGAATCAGTCGCCGCCTCGCAGACCTGGACAGAGTACAAAGGTCGTGGGAGAACGTGCAACGGGAGCTGCTCGAGGACCTGTCCGGTCGCATGGTTATGGAGCTTGAGGCGTTCCCCGGCGAAGTGACCGACGCACAGCAGCAAGCCGAACAGATACTGTCGTCTCCGCTGTATGTCGACTACGGCGAGAAGGAGGGCCGCAACTGGTTGGACAGACTGGGACGCCGCATCAGCGAAATCATCGCCGCCCTTCTCGAAAAGCTGTTCAACCGAAGCCCGCAGATAGGCTCGCTACCCGGAGCCCTTCCGCTTGGCTTTGTGACGACGATCGCATGGGTACTGCTCGCGATCGCCTTGCTAGTCGCGTTAGTTTTCGTCCTGATGCACATCAAGATCCGTGCAAGAAGAAAGCGCGTCGGCGGAATACTGGAGGAAGATGAGCCGGAGAGAACCGCCAGCGAGTGGCTGGATCGCGCGAACAGCCTTGAGGCTGAGGGCCGTTACAGAGAGGCTGTGAGATGTCTGTACATCGCAAGCCTCGTTCGATTCGACGAGTCAAATGTGGCGAGGTTCATCCGCCACGAAACCAACTGGGAGCACCTGTATCGAATTGAGGCAAGCCCTAAGATGCCCGAGGAAGCAGATTTTCGAGACCTTACGCAGAGCTTTGACCAGATCTGGTATGGAAACCTCAAAGCGACAGGGGACGACGTCCGCTACTTCAAGGAGAAGTACATAACATTATGTCGACTGCTCGGCGTTCCGATCGCCGCATGA
- a CDS encoding DUF4397 domain-containing protein yields MARNLVPSAMMHNVVKWSVGLGMAAFAATGLVGCGGGGGTMLGDDPTSLFVNASPDSDTLDFWLNETLFGDALTYLETTPDFVSFEFISDDDGAYDVIISDPNTGFEYDSQNRVFPRDTHSIVLSIGLKNFVAGEEIKRLQHTILIIDRVAPLGNKARLYILHGFIREVGKQTPAISFQNPGDNPQYRAAGIEFAGASLLTVDSGTMDWVARRDDAGPDTIYASITQTVDPGGVYLVLVSGIENDPDSAKLPKITFIQLSNVDP; encoded by the coding sequence ATGGCCCGGAATTTGGTACCTTCAGCTATGATGCACAACGTCGTCAAGTGGTCCGTCGGACTGGGAATGGCTGCTTTTGCAGCAACAGGTCTCGTAGGCTGTGGCGGCGGCGGCGGAACGATGTTGGGCGACGATCCAACGTCCCTCTTTGTCAATGCGAGTCCGGATTCGGACACCCTTGACTTTTGGCTGAATGAGACGCTCTTCGGGGACGCCCTCACTTACCTTGAGACTACGCCCGATTTCGTAAGTTTTGAGTTCATCAGCGACGATGACGGCGCCTACGATGTCATCATATCGGATCCCAATACGGGCTTCGAGTACGACTCGCAGAATCGAGTTTTTCCGAGGGACACGCACTCGATTGTCCTCTCAATCGGTTTGAAGAACTTCGTCGCTGGCGAAGAGATCAAACGGCTCCAGCACACTATTCTCATCATCGATCGCGTCGCGCCGCTGGGAAACAAGGCCAGGTTGTACATCCTTCACGGGTTCATTCGCGAGGTTGGCAAGCAAACGCCTGCGATCTCGTTCCAGAACCCAGGCGACAATCCACAGTACCGGGCAGCCGGCATAGAGTTTGCCGGCGCCTCCCTGCTCACCGTCGATAGCGGCACCATGGATTGGGTGGCGCGGAGGGATGACGCCGGACCGGATACGATCTACGCCTCCATAACGCAGACCGTGGATCCAGGCGGCGTTTATCTCGTGCTGGTCAGCGGGATCGAGAACGACCCAGACTCCGCCAAGCTGCCGAAAATCACCTTCATCCAGCTTTCTAACGTCGATCCGTAG
- a CDS encoding sigma-70 family RNA polymerase sigma factor: protein MSSSSEDDSLAEKRWLNALAQGDPNALGNLYELYADKIFRYTFRMLGNRADAEDATAETFLRVLRRSRDLRADGAFKTWIFRIARNLCIDKMRQHKLLQLPNDTHYSGVEEKAALKITVHQALKDLPVEYQEPLILCDLENISAKEAAEVLRISVPALKSRLYRGRRALRDRLGGAVERML, encoded by the coding sequence ATGTCAAGCAGTTCAGAAGATGACTCACTGGCCGAAAAGCGCTGGTTGAACGCCTTGGCACAAGGCGACCCAAACGCCCTCGGAAATTTATACGAGCTATACGCGGACAAGATTTTTCGCTACACGTTCAGAATGTTGGGGAATAGGGCTGATGCCGAAGATGCCACTGCGGAGACGTTTTTGCGCGTCTTGCGCAGGTCGCGCGACCTACGTGCCGACGGGGCCTTCAAAACGTGGATTTTCCGCATAGCGAGGAATCTTTGCATCGATAAGATGCGGCAGCACAAGCTGTTGCAACTGCCAAACGACACACATTACAGCGGCGTAGAGGAAAAAGCGGCACTTAAGATAACTGTGCACCAAGCGCTCAAGGACTTGCCGGTCGAGTACCAGGAGCCACTGATTCTGTGTGATCTGGAGAACATCTCCGCCAAGGAAGCGGCGGAGGTGTTGAGAATCAGCGTTCCGGCGCTGAAGTCGCGCCTCTACCGAGGAAGGAGAGCGTTGCGCGACCGACTCGGCGGAGCCGTGGAGAGAATGTTATGA
- a CDS encoding proteasome accessory factor PafA2 family protein, with product MVNARGERIFGVETEFGTLVSDSAGFPDAVVELIKDHIFYEARLGAIDLHSRDEVFEPAGAGGFLINGGRLYVDAVGSHLEYATAECRDLKTLIANDRAGQRQILRALRELKLQDEVSVYNNSVDHFGGHTFGCHENYLVEMTEDFFTVDAPKLYPFLVTRQIFAGVGRVGGHVLISGGVPDYDEVNRNPIDYIWVSQVYDVLEDDSVPFQLSQRADHILKTVASRVRFNRALINPKWEHFYAHEGAHRLHLLFGESNQNTYAYALKVGSTSLVLALVEDDLIPDRLRCAEPLIALRVVSRDQSFSWPVKMEDGSVIGAVDVQREYLKLAQRYKGGNDDIDWVLAEWELVLDGLEKDPLALGDRIDWVAKRKIVEMYKEAEGLDWDAPALHSFDLEYHNIDPDRSLFHGYAASEGVRDFVDEIEILDAMTEPPSNTRAKGRAALVREVLERSGPRFYAFDWSGVALTRTEYVEMPDPFETYSDD from the coding sequence ATGGTGAACGCGCGCGGCGAGCGGATTTTCGGCGTCGAGACCGAGTTTGGTACCTTGGTCTCGGACAGCGCGGGATTCCCCGACGCCGTAGTCGAACTCATCAAGGACCATATCTTCTACGAAGCGAGGCTCGGGGCGATCGATCTGCATTCGCGCGACGAGGTGTTCGAGCCAGCCGGGGCAGGGGGGTTTCTCATCAACGGCGGTCGGCTGTACGTCGATGCTGTAGGCTCGCATTTGGAGTACGCGACCGCTGAGTGTCGAGACCTCAAAACCCTCATAGCCAACGACCGCGCGGGCCAGCGGCAGATACTTCGAGCCCTTCGAGAGCTAAAGCTGCAAGACGAGGTGAGCGTCTACAACAACTCGGTGGACCACTTCGGCGGCCACACGTTCGGGTGCCACGAGAACTACCTCGTCGAGATGACGGAGGACTTCTTCACCGTCGACGCCCCGAAGCTGTACCCGTTCCTGGTGACACGGCAGATCTTTGCTGGCGTTGGCAGGGTCGGAGGACACGTTCTCATATCCGGCGGCGTACCGGATTACGACGAGGTGAATCGAAACCCGATCGACTACATCTGGGTTTCGCAGGTGTACGACGTTTTGGAAGACGACTCGGTGCCGTTTCAGCTGAGTCAGCGGGCGGACCACATCTTGAAAACGGTCGCGTCCCGAGTGCGGTTCAATCGCGCGCTCATCAATCCGAAGTGGGAGCATTTCTACGCGCACGAGGGCGCGCACCGGCTGCACCTGCTGTTCGGCGAGTCCAACCAGAACACTTACGCGTACGCTCTGAAAGTCGGCAGCACGTCGCTAGTGCTTGCTCTGGTCGAGGACGATCTTATTCCCGATCGCCTTCGCTGCGCCGAGCCGCTCATCGCGCTCCGAGTAGTTTCTAGGGACCAGTCGTTCTCCTGGCCGGTGAAGATGGAAGACGGTTCGGTCATCGGGGCCGTCGATGTGCAGCGCGAGTACTTGAAGCTCGCTCAGCGATACAAGGGCGGCAACGATGACATCGACTGGGTGTTGGCTGAGTGGGAGCTCGTCTTGGACGGGCTGGAGAAAGATCCTCTTGCCCTCGGTGATCGAATCGACTGGGTCGCAAAGCGCAAGATCGTAGAAATGTACAAGGAGGCAGAGGGGCTGGATTGGGACGCGCCTGCGCTGCACTCCTTTGACTTGGAGTATCACAACATTGATCCGGATAGATCGCTCTTCCACGGCTACGCAGCCAGCGAAGGAGTGCGCGACTTCGTCGACGAGATCGAAATTCTGGACGCTATGACCGAGCCGCCTAGCAACACCCGCGCGAAGGGCCGTGCCGCGCTAGTGCGGGAAGTTCTGGAGCGATCTGGGCCTCGGTTCTACGCCTTCGACTGGAGCGGTGTGGCTCTAACGCGAACCGAGTACGTCGAGATGCCCGACCCGTTCGAGACTTATTCAGATGACTGA
- the ilvE gene encoding branched-chain-amino-acid transaminase, which yields MPKLVWLNGELSELEKATVSVSDHAHLYGDGLFEGIRIYGGKIFKLDEHLRRIYGGCRYMGIEMEMSRDQLRSTILDVCAKAGISDGYIRLNVTRGSSLGLDPRALDGIAPNVMIMVSTLALYKAEDYEAGLDVITTSFRVMPPDSLDPGLKCIGRYPANIMAKAQANRAGVGEGLMLNQQGFVAECTGDNLFIVRDGVLRTPHPSAGILKGITRATVMNLARGQGVTVIEDMMTVVDIYEADEAFLTGTAAEVIPMVSLDGQPIGDGKPGPLTKKLMQLFRDETRTGTEFLTS from the coding sequence ATGCCCAAGCTAGTGTGGCTCAACGGAGAGCTTAGCGAACTCGAAAAAGCAACGGTCAGCGTATCTGATCATGCCCACCTGTACGGAGACGGCCTCTTTGAGGGAATCCGCATTTACGGCGGCAAGATATTCAAGCTGGACGAGCACCTTCGGCGAATCTACGGAGGATGCCGGTACATGGGCATCGAAATGGAAATGAGCCGGGATCAGCTCAGATCGACGATCCTCGACGTTTGCGCCAAGGCCGGGATCAGCGACGGCTATATCCGCCTCAACGTTACGCGGGGCAGCAGCCTGGGGCTCGATCCGCGCGCATTGGACGGTATAGCGCCGAACGTCATGATTATGGTTTCGACCCTCGCGCTGTACAAGGCGGAAGATTATGAAGCAGGCCTCGACGTCATCACGACCTCGTTTCGGGTGATGCCGCCAGACAGCCTGGACCCGGGTTTGAAGTGCATCGGCCGCTACCCAGCCAACATCATGGCCAAGGCCCAAGCGAATCGTGCGGGGGTCGGCGAAGGCCTGATGTTGAATCAGCAGGGATTTGTGGCGGAATGCACGGGCGACAACCTCTTCATCGTGCGAGACGGCGTCCTACGGACTCCCCACCCGTCGGCAGGGATTCTGAAGGGCATTACCCGAGCCACCGTGATGAACTTGGCCCGAGGCCAGGGCGTCACTGTAATAGAGGATATGATGACCGTCGTCGACATCTACGAGGCTGACGAGGCGTTCTTGACCGGAACGGCAGCTGAGGTCATTCCGATGGTCAGCCTGGACGGACAGCCGATCGGAGACGGCAAGCCAGGTCCGCTCACGAAGAAGCTGATGCAGTTATTCAGAGACGAGACGCGAACCGGAACGGAGTTCTTGACGTCTTGA
- a CDS encoding outer membrane lipoprotein-sorting protein produces MTTALLAVALITQKDPTIEDAVLIGFKSATFVTTVSGAKQSELRKINKDFAASYRFKRMKVQMKEPFKIRLSTAVDDTRIVMIINGPKKVYRIPKVNLSKREDNSKNPAKRQTTLDFGLLTKSLFDGYMDAKYVRTDRLTGEWVFDLTYKPEHGDKSRHRVWIDPERRFLTKRAWYSRRGNLRATFLYEDATKFGDIWFPKTAIVKNAENKVAGTIICTEVVVNPTLSDDLFKL; encoded by the coding sequence ATGACGACTGCACTGCTTGCCGTAGCTCTGATAACCCAAAAGGACCCAACGATCGAAGATGCCGTCCTGATCGGATTCAAGTCGGCTACGTTTGTTACGACTGTGTCGGGCGCGAAGCAGTCAGAGCTCCGGAAGATCAACAAGGACTTCGCGGCCTCCTACCGATTCAAGCGGATGAAGGTCCAAATGAAGGAGCCGTTCAAGATACGGCTTTCGACCGCCGTCGATGACACCAGGATCGTCATGATCATCAACGGGCCAAAGAAGGTGTACAGAATCCCTAAGGTGAACTTATCGAAACGGGAGGACAACTCGAAGAACCCGGCAAAGCGACAGACGACTTTGGATTTCGGACTGCTGACCAAGTCGCTCTTCGACGGGTATATGGATGCGAAATACGTCCGAACGGACAGGCTTACGGGAGAGTGGGTGTTCGACTTGACCTACAAACCCGAGCACGGCGACAAGTCGCGGCATCGAGTTTGGATCGACCCTGAGAGGAGATTTCTCACCAAACGCGCTTGGTACAGCCGACGAGGAAATCTGCGAGCGACGTTCTTGTATGAAGACGCGACGAAGTTTGGCGACATCTGGTTCCCGAAAACGGCGATCGTCAAGAACGCCGAGAACAAGGTCGCTGGGACCATTATTTGCACCGAGGTCGTGGTCAATCCGACTTTGTCGGACGACCTGTTCAAACTGTAG
- the hrcA gene encoding heat-inducible transcription repressor HrcA, whose translation MSDLSSRKEQILRAVIVEYVSSAEPVASEMIAKKYELGVRSATVRNELAEMAELGYIIQPHTSSGRIPSDQGYRYFVDRLLKVAPLDRERRRKVDGATEDDETLGELLSESTRALSRLTHLLSAATTVRNGSVVVRAAVVTSIGPGSALLVLALSNGHVENRVVECPKDMTLDDLGRANQFLGSTVTGETLRSLTRFRWDSSDLGRPNDLLAKAASTIRAVAKDLTRGKVIMEGQEYIFAQPEFQRDRAQLELLMKSMQDEAALYEALSSTSKGKTTITIGKENRRETHYTLSILHHSFYVKEERAGAIALIGPTRMNYEVGTRLLNYTAKAISETLTKVLG comes from the coding sequence ATGAGCGATCTTTCGTCTAGAAAAGAGCAGATCCTGCGCGCGGTGATCGTCGAGTACGTGTCATCCGCTGAGCCGGTCGCTAGCGAGATGATCGCGAAGAAGTACGAACTCGGCGTTCGTTCGGCCACCGTGCGCAACGAGCTGGCTGAAATGGCAGAGCTCGGGTATATCATTCAGCCGCACACGAGTTCGGGCCGCATTCCCAGCGATCAGGGCTACCGGTACTTTGTGGATCGGTTGCTGAAGGTCGCTCCGCTCGACCGCGAGAGGCGCCGAAAGGTGGACGGTGCGACGGAAGACGACGAGACACTTGGCGAACTGCTGTCCGAATCAACGCGGGCGCTCAGTAGATTGACGCACTTGCTCAGCGCCGCAACGACCGTTCGCAACGGATCGGTGGTAGTGCGCGCTGCGGTCGTTACATCGATCGGGCCCGGCAGCGCGCTGCTCGTCCTGGCCCTGAGCAACGGCCATGTCGAGAACCGCGTCGTCGAGTGCCCCAAGGACATGACGCTCGACGATCTCGGCCGCGCCAATCAGTTCCTCGGTTCGACCGTGACCGGCGAGACGCTGCGCTCGCTGACGCGCTTTCGATGGGACTCGTCTGACCTCGGTCGGCCAAACGATCTGCTGGCGAAGGCCGCTTCGACGATCCGCGCCGTCGCGAAGGACCTGACGCGTGGCAAGGTCATCATGGAGGGGCAGGAGTACATCTTCGCCCAGCCAGAGTTCCAGCGCGATCGCGCCCAACTTGAACTGCTGATGAAAAGTATGCAGGACGAGGCGGCGTTGTACGAGGCGCTTTCCTCGACCAGCAAAGGCAAGACTACGATCACGATCGGCAAGGAGAACAGGCGCGAGACCCACTACACGCTTTCGATTCTCCACCATTCGTTCTACGTGAAAGAGGAGCGAGCGGGAGCGATCGCGCTCATCGGGCCGACGAGAATGAACTACGAGGTCGGAACGCGATTGCTGAACTACACCGCGAAAGCGATCAGCGAAACGCTGACGAAAGTGCTCGGCTAG
- the ispH gene encoding 4-hydroxy-3-methylbut-2-enyl diphosphate reductase — MEKIVLAAPRGFCAGVAYAIEVVDLALKIHGSPLYVRHAIVHNEFVVKSFESRGVIFVEDVNDIPPGSVVVFSAHGVSPAVRRLSARRNLTIIDATCPLVTKVHNEAKRYAAKGYFMVYIGHEGHVEAEGTMGQAPESMLLVETPEDVAALELPPHDKLAVVTQTTLSVDEVQATVAALRERFPYMEMPKKEDICFATTNRQSAVKQLAAGCDVVLVVGSTTSSNSNRLREVAEAHGARAYLIMEPSDVSASWFEGANCVGVTSGASTPESLVEDIVGHLLSLSPEATTEVLTTTEENVEFKPPRDLIQLAMAKA; from the coding sequence ATGGAGAAGATCGTTCTCGCAGCGCCCCGTGGTTTTTGCGCTGGGGTCGCCTACGCGATCGAAGTCGTGGACCTCGCTCTGAAGATCCACGGCTCGCCCTTGTACGTCAGGCACGCGATAGTGCACAACGAGTTTGTCGTGAAGAGCTTCGAGTCGCGCGGCGTGATCTTCGTCGAGGACGTCAACGACATCCCCCCCGGATCGGTGGTCGTATTCTCCGCGCACGGAGTGTCGCCGGCTGTCCGGCGCCTCTCTGCGCGGAGGAACCTGACGATCATCGACGCGACCTGCCCGCTGGTGACCAAGGTCCACAACGAGGCGAAGCGGTACGCGGCAAAGGGGTACTTCATGGTCTACATCGGCCACGAGGGGCACGTCGAAGCGGAGGGCACGATGGGCCAAGCGCCTGAGAGCATGTTGCTCGTCGAGACGCCTGAGGACGTCGCAGCTCTGGAGCTTCCGCCACACGACAAGCTCGCGGTTGTGACGCAAACAACGCTGAGCGTCGACGAGGTGCAGGCGACGGTCGCAGCCCTGCGCGAGCGGTTCCCTTACATGGAGATGCCGAAGAAGGAAGACATCTGCTTCGCGACCACGAACAGACAGTCGGCGGTGAAGCAGTTGGCGGCGGGGTGCGACGTGGTGCTGGTCGTCGGTTCGACGACGTCTTCTAATTCCAACCGTCTGCGCGAAGTCGCCGAGGCGCACGGCGCGCGCGCGTATTTGATCATGGAGCCGTCGGACGTTTCAGCGTCGTGGTTCGAAGGAGCTAACTGCGTCGGAGTGACCAGCGGCGCCTCGACGCCGGAGAGCCTCGTCGAGGACATCGTAGGCCACTTGCTCTCTCTGTCTCCCGAGGCGACGACCGAAGTGCTGACGACGACCGAGGAGAACGTCGAGTTCAAGCCCCCGCGCGACCTGATCCAGCTCGCGATGGCGAAGGCTTGA
- a CDS encoding VanW family protein gives MSSKLKSVLFACTATVCVGSLAVGYAIAAYPEKLRASTEIGGIDVGELAPGAAKQKLEQWWADQRNRRVRLYSPNVDGPTVVATFAQLGVDLDYDQTIDPLERDTLVAWALRKAGRSSEPVTVAAPSIIMGEQAVDVMAEYLRVIEPEPAAARATLIDGEVQLSFEVPSYEVDPSGVEQVLLEAFFASLDSDDIPEIAIPVIAGSKRIRDSELAVINTVVGEFSTRFSSPNSKRSQNLKRAAEIIDGLVLLPGEEFSFNGRVGKRTLDRGFQKAGAYVRGLHGFQIGGGVCQVSTTLYNAALLANMEMDKRSCHTFAVPYVPLGRDAAVSYGEVDMSFKNTRAEPIAISAKWEPRLLTFSILGKDDPGLEVNIYQRVTKSWEHPIKYEHDKSLEAGEIVVIEKGGKGYQAVTTKVVRRDGEEVSRTVLSRSYYRGGPKVVALNKDLTEVPPAVDDSTDDGLE, from the coding sequence ATGTCCAGCAAACTCAAATCCGTTCTCTTTGCATGCACAGCAACCGTGTGCGTTGGGTCTCTTGCTGTCGGGTACGCCATCGCTGCGTATCCCGAGAAACTCAGGGCATCGACGGAAATCGGTGGCATCGACGTGGGCGAACTCGCCCCGGGGGCCGCCAAGCAGAAGCTAGAGCAGTGGTGGGCCGACCAGCGAAATAGACGCGTGCGGCTGTACAGCCCTAACGTTGATGGGCCCACCGTCGTCGCGACCTTCGCTCAACTGGGAGTCGATCTGGACTACGACCAGACGATCGATCCTCTTGAACGCGACACGCTCGTTGCTTGGGCGCTGCGGAAGGCTGGTCGCAGCTCCGAGCCGGTCACGGTCGCTGCCCCCTCCATCATAATGGGCGAGCAGGCGGTCGATGTGATGGCGGAGTACCTGCGGGTCATCGAGCCAGAGCCCGCAGCAGCGCGTGCGACACTGATCGATGGGGAGGTTCAATTGAGTTTCGAGGTTCCGTCGTACGAAGTGGATCCAAGCGGCGTCGAGCAAGTGCTCCTCGAGGCGTTCTTCGCCAGCCTCGACTCGGACGACATCCCGGAGATTGCCATCCCCGTCATCGCCGGCAGCAAGCGCATTCGTGACTCTGAACTTGCGGTGATCAACACCGTCGTAGGAGAGTTTTCAACGCGGTTTTCAAGTCCGAACAGCAAACGCAGCCAGAACTTGAAGCGAGCCGCTGAGATTATTGACGGCTTGGTGCTGCTTCCCGGCGAGGAGTTCAGCTTCAACGGCCGCGTAGGCAAGAGAACTCTCGATCGAGGATTCCAAAAGGCGGGCGCATACGTGCGGGGACTGCACGGCTTTCAGATCGGCGGCGGCGTGTGCCAGGTCAGCACCACGCTGTACAACGCCGCGCTGCTCGCCAATATGGAGATGGACAAGCGCTCTTGCCACACGTTTGCAGTTCCTTACGTGCCTCTAGGCCGTGACGCCGCCGTATCGTACGGCGAGGTCGATATGAGCTTTAAGAACACGCGCGCAGAACCGATTGCAATTTCCGCGAAGTGGGAGCCGCGGCTTCTTACGTTTTCGATCTTGGGCAAAGATGATCCGGGACTGGAGGTCAACATCTACCAGCGCGTGACGAAAAGCTGGGAGCATCCGATCAAGTACGAACACGACAAGTCGCTTGAAGCCGGTGAGATCGTCGTAATCGAAAAAGGCGGGAAGGGGTATCAAGCCGTCACGACCAAGGTCGTGCGCAGGGACGGGGAAGAGGTTTCGCGCACAGTGCTATCTCGAAGCTACTATCGCGGCGGTCCGAAGGTAGTGGCGCTGAACAAGGACCTCACCGAGGTTCCTCCTGCCGTGGACGACTCTACGGACGACGGACTCGAATGA